A genomic segment from Meiothermus sp. Pnk-1 encodes:
- a CDS encoding bacteriohemerythrin: MEIVAIEWSPSYETGEMRIDRQHRTLFDRVNRLERMLEAGEVLDQDEVENLLIFLESYINTHFAYEELCMTLRGCPIARKNKEAHDKLLAFYNDFAQRYAARGKADVAMLRELHEVLSKWLVGHVCNIDVRLRNHVPAGGL; this comes from the coding sequence GTGGAAATCGTGGCGATTGAGTGGAGCCCCAGCTATGAAACGGGCGAGATGCGCATCGACAGGCAGCACCGCACCTTGTTTGATCGGGTGAACCGCCTCGAGCGCATGCTCGAGGCGGGTGAGGTATTGGATCAAGATGAGGTGGAGAATCTTTTGATCTTTTTGGAAAGCTACATAAACACCCACTTTGCCTATGAAGAGCTGTGTATGACGCTACGGGGATGCCCCATAGCCCGAAAGAATAAGGAAGCCCACGACAAACTTCTGGCGTTCTATAACGACTTCGCTCAACGTTATGCCGCGCGCGGAAAAGCCGACGTGGCGATGCTGCGGGAGCTGCATGAAGTGCTGAGCAAGTGGTTGGTGGGGCATGTGTGCAATATAGATGTGCGCTTGCGTAACCACGTTCCCGCCGGGGGGTTGTAG